In Pseudoxanthomonas indica, the following are encoded in one genomic region:
- a CDS encoding ShlB/FhaC/HecB family hemolysin secretion/activation protein, translated as MATLSLAMAQVGPDAQELLRQQERERALREQQKQSPDVRLESPTSAFESLPAGRSPCFRIDAIRLEGEDADHFRWALESADPKRDPATGRCLGTQGINVVMKRVQNAIIARGYVTTRVLAAPQDLTGGALTLNVIPGRIRAIRFADGTAPNATLWNAVPVSSGDLLNLRDVEMALEVFKRVPTAQADIQIVPADGPEAQPGQSDLVIAWSQSRKIRANVSLDDSGSEASGKLQAGATLSVDNALQAHDLFYLNVGHDAFSGSGKGTESWAAHYDLPVGYWLIGANASAYDYHQTVAGHSQNYVYSGNSQNADVRLSRLLYRNATRKFGAYVRAWARESKTYIDDTEIEVQRRRTGGWEAGLTWKQFLGKATLDANTAFRRGTGAFDALPAPEERFDEGTSRMKVITADAQLTAPFQIGKQVLRYTGNWRAQWNRTPLVAQDRFAIGGRYTVRGYDGEVSLTGERGWLLRNDIGLPLGGGQEMYVAADYGHVGGPATAWQLGVHLAGMALGLRGGWKGGYWDCFVGAPIDKPKGFPTAYTTTGFSLGWSF; from the coding sequence ATGGCCACGCTGTCGCTGGCAATGGCGCAGGTGGGGCCGGATGCGCAGGAACTGTTGCGCCAGCAGGAGCGCGAGCGCGCGCTGCGCGAGCAGCAGAAGCAGTCGCCGGATGTGCGCCTGGAATCGCCGACCTCCGCGTTCGAGTCGCTGCCCGCCGGGCGGTCCCCCTGCTTTCGGATCGATGCCATTCGCCTTGAAGGTGAAGACGCTGATCACTTCCGCTGGGCGTTGGAGTCCGCCGATCCGAAGCGCGATCCCGCGACCGGCCGCTGCTTGGGTACGCAGGGCATCAATGTGGTGATGAAGCGCGTGCAGAACGCGATCATCGCCAGGGGTTACGTAACCACTCGTGTACTGGCCGCCCCGCAAGACCTCACCGGTGGCGCGCTCACGCTCAACGTGATTCCAGGCCGAATCCGTGCGATCCGCTTTGCCGACGGCACCGCGCCCAATGCAACGCTGTGGAATGCGGTCCCGGTCAGTTCCGGTGATCTCCTCAATCTGCGCGACGTGGAAATGGCGCTGGAGGTGTTCAAACGGGTACCGACCGCCCAAGCCGATATCCAGATCGTGCCCGCGGACGGACCCGAGGCGCAGCCAGGTCAGAGTGATCTAGTGATCGCCTGGAGCCAGTCGCGGAAGATCCGGGCGAATGTATCGCTGGATGATTCCGGCAGCGAGGCCAGCGGGAAACTGCAGGCGGGAGCGACTCTCTCTGTCGATAACGCCCTGCAAGCCCATGACCTGTTCTACCTCAATGTGGGTCACGACGCTTTCTCCGGCAGCGGCAAGGGAACTGAAAGTTGGGCCGCTCACTACGACCTGCCTGTCGGGTACTGGCTGATCGGGGCCAATGCCAGCGCCTACGACTACCACCAGACGGTGGCGGGGCACTCACAGAACTACGTCTACAGCGGTAACAGCCAAAACGCCGACGTACGTTTGTCGCGGCTGCTCTATCGCAACGCCACCCGCAAGTTCGGTGCGTATGTGCGCGCATGGGCACGGGAGTCGAAAACCTACATCGACGACACCGAGATCGAAGTCCAGCGCCGTCGTACCGGTGGTTGGGAAGCGGGACTCACATGGAAGCAGTTTCTGGGCAAGGCCACGCTCGATGCGAACACGGCCTTTCGCCGAGGCACCGGTGCGTTTGACGCGCTGCCAGCACCGGAAGAACGGTTCGACGAAGGCACCTCTCGCATGAAGGTCATCACGGCCGATGCGCAATTGACCGCGCCATTCCAGATCGGAAAGCAGGTGCTGCGCTACACCGGCAACTGGCGCGCGCAATGGAACCGCACGCCGTTGGTCGCGCAGGACCGGTTCGCCATTGGTGGGCGCTACACCGTCAGAGGCTATGACGGCGAGGTCTCGTTGACCGGCGAGCGTGGCTGGCTGCTGCGGAATGACATTGGCCTCCCCCTCGGCGGCGGGCAGGAAATGTATGTCGCCGCCGACTACGGCCACGTCGGCGGTCCCGCGACCGCATGGCAGCTGGGGGTTCACCTCGCAGGCATGGCCCTGGGTCTGCGCGGCGGCTGGAAGGGTGGCTACTGGGATTGTTTCGTCGGTGCCCCGATAGACAAGCCCAAGGGTTTCCCAACCGCGTACACCACCACGGGTTTCAGCTTGGGCTGGTCGTTCTGA